The Dendropsophus ebraccatus isolate aDenEbr1 chromosome 10, aDenEbr1.pat, whole genome shotgun sequence genome has a segment encoding these proteins:
- the CYSLTR1 gene encoding cysteinyl leukotriene receptor 1, with translation MLQLTSQMPALLNTTSPYYNASCSIDDFRNKVYSTAYSMFTVFGLIGNIFALVVLIKTYSQRTAFHIYMLNLAISDLLFICTLPLRVVYYVSKGHWYFGDFLCRISSFVFYVNLYCSIFILTAMSVTRFLAIVFPVKNLKLVSIRRAKWACVGIWLFVTLTSSPFLMSGSYYDAQTKIPKCFEPPPSAGTKKMVLTLNYISFVIGFLIPFIIILVCYTMIIRTLLKSSVTKQQSSRRKAIRMIIIVMAVFFLSFMPYHIQRAIHLHQSKHCSEETLWEQKKVVITLALAAANCCFDPMLYFFSGENFRRRLSTFRKHSVSSMVPEKRRKKSGSLHDKSEVFANLEKQDSDES, from the exons ATGCTGCAGCTCACCAGTCAG ATGCCTGCCCTGTTGAATACTACAAGCCCCTATTATAATGCCTCCTGCAGCATCGATGATTTCCGGAACAAGGTCTACTCCACTGCCTACTCAATGTTCACAGTATTCGGTCTTATCGGTAATATCTTTGCTTTAGTTGTCCTGATAAAGACCTACAGCCAGAGGACAGCTTTCCACATCTACATGCTCAACCTCGCCATCTCCGATCTGCTCTTCATCTGCACCCTCCCACTGAGAGTGGTCTACTACGTCAGCAAAGGGCACTGGTACTTTGGTGATTTTCTTTGTCGGATCAGTTCATTTGTCTTCTACGTGAACTTGTATTGCAGCATTTTCATTTTGACAGCTATGAGCGTCACCCGCTTTCTGGCAATAGTGTTCCCGGTTAAGAATCTAAAGTTGGTGTCCATAAGAAGAGCAAAGTGGGCTTGTGTAGGAATATGGCTCTTTGTTACTTTGACAAGCTCACCATTTCTAATGAGTGGGTCATATTACGACGCCCAAACCAAAATTCCCAAGTGTTTTGAGCCGCCACCATCTGCGGGTACAAAAAAAATGGTGCTCACTCTCAACTACATCTCCTTTGTCATTGGCTTCCTAATTCCTTTCATCATAATATTGGTGTGCTACACCATGATCATAAGGACATTGCTGAAGAGTTCTGTGACAAAACAGCAGTCTTCAAGAAGGAAGGCCATTCGAATGATCATCATTGTTATGGCTGTGTTCTTCCTAAGCTTTATGCCGTATCATATCCAACGAGCCATTCACCTCCACCAAAGTAAGCACTGTAGTGAAGAAACCTTATGGGAGCAGAAGAAGGTAGTGATAACCTTGGCTCTTGCAGCCGCAAATTGCTGCTTTGACCCTATGCTCTACTTTTTCTCTGGCGAAAACTTTCGAAGGAGACTCTCGACCTTCAGGAAGCACTCTGTCTCGAGCATGGTACCGGAGAAACGAAGGAAAAAGTCCGGGAGCTTACATGACAagtctgaagtctttgctaatttAGAGAAGCAAGACAGTGATGAAAGTTAG